GTTAGGTAGACCTCGTACTGGCTATAAATGTCAGTCAAGTCAGCGTGCCCCATGAGTCGGATATAGTCGCCAGCTTGTGCTTCGACAATAATCTCACGCAACTTGGCATCCATACTACCACTACCGTAGATATCAAAAGTGATATCTGGCAGAGTCTTATGAACCTCGATAACCGCACGAACTAACCAGTCAATGTGTTTTTCCTGAGCCAATCGTGAGGCCGTAATCATTGAGAATGGCTTACGTGGTTTGTCCTGCCCGACCAATTCAGGCAGACTTCCAACTGGAATAGTGTAAATCTTTGGATCGTGGTTGGTGTAGCGACGGAACTGCTCTTGAAGAATTTCCTTCTGACGATCAGTTGCCACGATAAAGAAATCAACCTTGTCCGCATTGGTAAACTGGTACTCGTAATAGTTATTCCAGAGAATATAGTTGCCATCAGTTTGATTGACACTAAAATGCTCAGCGTGAACCACTACACCTAGGCGAGCAGCTTGCGCTTCTTCAAAGACCAACTGGCCAATACCTGTTTCACGGTCCAAGATGACCACATCATCCTTGGTTAGGGCTAGACGTTTGAAGAAATAGCGAAGGAATTCTTGCTTACCATAAAGAACCTGATCAGGAAAACGATAGATATCCTGATTATTGTCTCCGACAATCATGTCATAGGCTATAGACCCATCTTCGTTATAAAAACGACGTTGGTAAACCTTGGCTTGATTGTCCTTAGGCGCAGAATACTCACTGCAGTAACGGGTGTAAGAGTAGAAATCCTTGCGCAAGAGCTTGTCGTTGACAAAATAGCTGACTGTTTCCACTGCATCTTCGTCCATCGCACGAAGGTTACATGCCACCACCATATTGTCTTGTGGGTAATAGTAACGAATGAGGCGACCAGCAACTTCCTTGCGCTCAGGATTGGCAGGTAAGATGGTCTCGATTTCCGCTAGGCTAATGGTCGATGGCGCAATCTTGATATCTGTAAAATAGTTATGGAGCCAGATGATTTCATCGTCTGAAAAGCCAATCTTGCTAGTCATATGCTCGATATTATCCCCAAGGATGAGGTCCATAAAAACAAATTTTGCTTCTTGTCCCATTTCCCTGAAAATCTTAGCACGATAGGCCTGAGCATATTCGACACCACTGCTAGCCCAACCTATGCCTAAATTAATGTTATATACTGTCATAATTTCCTTATTTTATGGGAAATGGCTGATGATATCTCCTTTTTTAGTGACTTGCACCTGACTAAGGAGAAGATTACGAACCATATCCTTTCTGATTTGACGTTTCATGGCTTCGAAGCCCTTGTATGCCTCTTGGTAATATTCGACAATAGGGTTCTTTTGACTGAGTTGCTGGCTACCGATAGCCATTTGGAGTTGTTGCAGATAGTCTACCTGCTCTACCCAGTTGTCATCCACAGCCTTAAGCATGGATAGGCGTTGGAAATACTCATTAAGTTCCTTGGTTTTCAACTCCTGCTTCTTAGCATCAAGTTCACGATAGGCAAACTGATAGATGAGTTCCAAGACTTGCTCACGATTGTTGAGGTCTAAATCATTAGGAATTTCATTGATGCGGAAGCTGATATTACGCAAGATGAAATGGTAAAGATTTTCCGCTTTTGAGAAATCTTCCTCAGTCATAGCTTGATCGATGAAATCGTCAAGAACCTCGTCGATAACAGTGTCCAAACCTTGATTGTGGTAGATGAGACGGTCACGTTGTGCGTAAATCATCTCACGTTGGATGTTCATACTTTCTGCAAATTCAAGCGTTTGACGACGTGAGGTACGACCAGAACTCTCACTAGCTTCTTGGGCTTTTTCAACCAATATACGATACTTGCGACCGGTCAGTTCCTTAGGCTCAATGTGATCATTAATGGCGTATTCTTTATAGGTACGGTGAACCCATGATGGACCGTATTTCTTAATCACATCGTCTTCAAGTGAGACGTAGAATTTAGACATACCAGGGTCTCCCTGACGTCCAGAACGGCCACGAATTTGCAAGTCAATACGTTGACTTTCCATACGTTCCGTACCGATTACGACCAATCCACCCAGTTCAGCTACGCCCTTGCCGAGCTTGATATCTGTTCCACGTCCAGCCATTGAAGTCGCAACTGTCACGGCACCCATTTGTCCTGACTCAGCGATCATCTCAGCCTCTCGAGGTGCATTGTTGGCATTTAGGAGGTTATGAGCAATCCCCTCACGCAAAAGTAAAGAAGAATAAAGCTCTGACATTTCCACCGAACCAACGAAAATCAAGATCGGATTGCCTTTTTCATGATAATGCTTAACATACTCTAAAGAAGCAAAGACCTTCTCTGGCAGAGTCGCATAAATCTTATCTGGATAGTCGATACGTTGTTTCTTACGGTTGGTTGGAATTTGAATGACCTTCATACCATAGGTATCGAGAAATTCTTTTTCCGCAACCTTACCAGTACCAGTCATCCCTGAAATTTTCTTGAATTTTTTAAAGAGACTTTGGTAGGTGATAGAAGCCATGGCTCTGGTTTCTTGTGACAAGGCCACTAATTCCTTGGCTTCGATGGCTTGGTGGAGTCCACCTTGGAGCTTGGTCAATTCCAAGAGACGACCTGTCGATTTATCAAGAAGGACCACTTCTGGCCCCTTCTTGCCATCACGAATGATGTAATCCTTGTCTTTTTTATAGAGCAAGTGGGCACGAAGTGAAAAGAGCAAATGACGGGCAAAGGTACTATTTTCCTCATCGTAGAGGTTGCCGATACCGAGGTAATTTTCAGCAGCCTTGGCACCCTTAGTGGTCAACCAAACTTCACTTTTTTCCTCTTTGAAGATGTAGTCTTCACCCTCGACCAAGGTGGTCATGAGTGTATCCATCATTCCATAGTAGTTGGACTGAACACGGGGCGCACCAGAAATAATCAAGGGCGTCTGGGCACTATCAAGAAGGACCGAGTCAACCTCATCGACGATAGCATAATTAAAAGGACGCATGTATTTCCCGTCTTGGTTAGAAGCAAGGTTATCAATCAAATAGTCAAAACCTAGACTGGCATTGGTCGTGTAAACGATATCTGATTGATAGATGGCACGCTTTTCAGCTGGTTCCATCTCATTACTGCCTTCCACACAAGGCACACCAATCGTCAAACCTAGGAACTCATAGACCTGACCCATTTCTTCGGCGTCACGGATAGCCAAATATTCATTGGTCGTAACGAGGATAGCCCCTTCACCTGACAAGGCATTAAGGTAGACTGGCATGGTTGCCGTCAAAGTCTTACCCTCACCGGTATTCATCTCAGCGATATGGCCCTGGTGCATGACAATGCCCCCCATGACCTGAACATCATAAGGAAACATGCCTAGCACTCGCTTATCTGCTTCACGAACAACCGCAAAAGCTTCTGGCAGGAGGTCGTCCAAGCTTTCTCCTTGGGCTAAACGCTCCTTAAATTCCTGCGTTTTATTTTTCAACTCAAGGTTGCTCAGACCGGCCATTTCATCGGCTAGGCCGTTGATTTCCTTGAGTATCTCCTTAACAGGGAGAATAGGATTCAGTTGTTTAAACATGTTCTTCTCCTGTTTCTTCCAGTTTTAAGCTGTAGAAATCCAGCTCTTTGACCCCAGCACTCAAGAGAGAAATACGATAGGTATAGGCATCATGAGGGTAAATAAAGGTCATGTGGGTACTTTTTTCAATAAGCTGTTTGATTTCATTGTCATAACGGTCCAAAAAGCTGACTTTCAAAAAGACTGAGCCAGTTGGGACGGCTTCGAGATTGGCCGTCAAGTCGTAGCTATGCCCTTTTTTCAAAAGTGGGAGGGCAGGCTGGGTACGAGCAGCTTGATAGTTTTGGATGGCCATCCAAGACTGGATTTCCGTTCCTGATGGCACCAAAGGATTGTAAAATTGCACAGAACCATCTTGGCGCTTAACAATTTTTGAGCCATACATGTAGGCTTTGTGGTTTAAGCCCCACAAGATTTCTGATTTCTTGTTTCTGAACATTCTTACTCCTTCCTTCCAAAATCATTTTCTAAAATCATACGGTAAAAATTGACAAACCAAGTTGTCGCCGTATATGAATCATCGTTGTGTCGACCTGATGTTCCCTTGCTGAGAATCTTAGCCCCTGAATAATAGAGGGACTTGGTAATATCCTCATAGGCCGTTGGATCCATATCCTCGTCTTTCATGTAAGAAAGACCAAAGGTCGTGTTTGAAAAATCTGCTTTTTCAAACTTATTCCAGAACTTCTGATTAAGGGCCTCAACCCCCTCATTATCCAAGCGTCCTGTCTGCAAATACAAGACATCAATTCCTGTCGGGAAAACCTCTGGTGCCAAAAGTCTAGCACGATTACCGATAGTTCCAACATTGGCTAGGGGTTTAGACATGATGATGGCATGAGGTTCAAAGTCCGCACCATAGTACATAGATGGAAAGGTTCCCATGGACATTCCAGAGAGAATGAGTTGACTATTGTCAAAACCTAGATAGTCCAAGTAATGTTGGATGGTGTCCTTGATACTATTTTCAAGCTCTTCAGTTCCCATGTAGAAGGCTCCCCCTTGGAGACGAGGGTCTGAAAAGAGCAGGAATGGTGTTCCCATCCCTTTCATCATTCCGAAACCTTCGAAACCTTCGGCAGGACGGAAACCTGAGAAGTAAACAGACAAAGGTGGCTTGAAATCCCCAGGATAAAAGAAATAGTTGATTTCCTGACGCTTGCTGTCGTGGAGAATACCACCACCAAGTACAAATTTACCGAATTGGAAACGGGTCAAACGTTGGTGGAGACCACCAATTGTAATCTGACCTTTGCCCTTCATTTCAAGACTAGCAGCCAAGAGGAAGGTCATGTCCTCATCAAGGACAATGGCCCCCTTGCGCATTTCTTCTTCTGAAACGATATAGGTCTTAAAAATACCTGCGACCGAACCTTCTGGCAAAAGATTGAGAATCAAACGACACTCGCAAGTCTCCTCTTTTTCAAATTCCAACCAAAGCTCGATAGGATTTTCCTTGCTGGCTCTGACATTATAGGTCCAGTCCAAGACAGGACTAAAATCTTGACCATAATCACCTTTTAAAATGACATTTTCATGACCGTGGTAGGTCACCTCACCAGTAAAATTTGGGTTAACCTGGGTAGTGAAAGGAAACATCTTATCCCCGTATTGGCCTGAAAAGAGTGCTTTTGAAAGGGTAAAGAGCAACTGTCCTTGATTTGAAAAATCAGTCGGCACAGCACACATTTCCTTGATGAACTGAGCAAGTATCTCATCCGACACTTCAATCGTTTGATCAAAGAAAATAGCATGAGGAATCAAATGCTCTTTAATAGCCATCAATTCCTCAAGACCGGCAAGACTGTCCACTATAACAGCTGTGAAAGTCTTGATTTCGTCTTCTTCGATGGTTTCTTGTAAGGTCTCAAGCTGACCAAGATTGCAATAATACCATTTCATATTTTCAGGAATTTCCTGATTTTCTGACCAGTTGGATGATCCAACTTGTAGTATCTTCAGACGATTATCCTTGGTCATTCTGCTCCTCCTTCAACCAATCTTCCCATTTTTGCACCAAACGGTCTCCTGTATTTTCCTTAATTTTCTCAATAGAGTAGATAAGGGAGCGGTTCCAGTTGTTCAACTGTCCCAAATAGTAGTAAGCCCCTTTTTCAAAATCGGACAAGTGCTTCAAGATATAACCATTCTCTTGGTGGGTCACATACTCAGACGCCACACGGTTAATTTGTGGAATACCAGCACTAATTCCAGCAATCTGTGTATAACGATTAGGTTCTTTGCTCAAGTCGACAATGAGTCGTGTAAACTGAAGGGCCTTAATAAGGGCAGTCTCGTCACGCAGGTCTTGGAAAGAAAATCGGCTGACGATTTCATTATTTTCTTCCAATTTATTTTCTGCACCACTACTTTCGACAACCTCTTCAAAGGCATCTGGACTCAATCGTTCTTCAATCATTTTTTCCACTTGATTTTGCAGGCTACCAAGTTGCTCTGGATTGGCATTGAATGCTCCAAATTCAACCTGTGTCTTAGGATACTTAGCCACAAAAGCCAAGACCTGATAAATAGCCTCTAAATCCAACTGATCGAAGTCAACCTGATAAAAGATTTTAGACTCTTTGACACGTTGACTGGTTCCCAAAGCCAAACGGGTATCGAAAGAAGCCATGTGTTTGAGTTTCTTAGCCTCTTCTGGATAGGCAACCTGAAGCTGCTCCAAGTAATCGTAACGGTCAGCAATCAACAAGTCCACTTGTGGCAGAAAGCCTGCATAGGTGTCAATACTATCGTCCTGATTACGTTCTGCGAACCAAGTCAAAATCTTAGTATTAGCTGCTGGCAAATGTTTAAAGAGGTGCTTGTTATGGCGTAGATCTGAGGCAATAACAAAACGGTCCTCTGCTTCTACCTTTTCGTCCAAGAATTTAGTCAAAAATTCCCAGATAACTTCTGAAAGATCACCGTAGTAACTCTTATTAAAACGACCTTCCGTACGAGGGTTGGCTACAATTCCACGGCCATCAAAGAAATGACAGAGTTGCCAGACTCCCTTGGCATTAAGATAGTTTCGATAGCTTGGTTGTCCACCTTCATAATAAAGACTACTTGAGATAAAACCGCGGTCATCGTAGATGTCTTCGCGAATGATTTGCTCATCCTTATAGTAGCGAATCATGCCAATAAAGCCTTCTGAGCCAAACTCAATCTCGGCATAACGCTTGTGTTGGCATTGCACCACGATAGCAAATGGTGTGTGAACAAAGGTAGCCCCTTCTGGCCATTCCAAATCTGTCACCTGAAGATTTTTCATATCTTCATCAGTGATACCCTGAATCAAGTCAAAAATAGCTGTATAGCCAACTTCCAATACATCATGACGATGCAAGAAATAACGCAAATGTGGTTGGTAGGCCAAAAGCAAAAGCTGAGGGGCTAAGTCCTCATCCTGAAAGATACGAACTTGGTGCAAGCTGTCATCAAATTCAATTTTTTGGCGGATACGGTACCAAGGATCAATGACCGTCTTCCAAAATTCATCCGTCTGTCCATACCAAGCTGGAATAAAATAATACATGAGTTCTCCTTCATTGTCTTTTCATCACAATACTTGAGATTGAGGGGCAGACCGATCAGACATCACCAGCCTGCCTCTCAACCCCACGAGGGGTGAGAGTTTATACATTTTCAAAAAGTGGGGTGTAGGAAGTGTTAAGCTTCAAGGCTTTCATTTCCTCGTTAACATTGTAAATCATACCGCTAAAAATCAAGAATGTCCCAGGAATCATACTCAGTTGTAGGTAATCTGGATTGACCAAGATAATCAGCATTGGAGCACCTGCCATAAAGAGCATATAAAGGGCACCGATAAAACCAAGTCTAAGCACCAAATGGTTGATATAAGCACTAGTTTCTTGGCCTGGATAAACACCGTAGATATACTCACCTGACTTGCGCATTCGCTCAGAGATTTGCTCACCAGAGACATTAACGAAGGCAAAGGCTAACCCTAAAACGAAGAGCATGATCAGATAAACGACCAACCAAAGAGGTTGACCGACTGTCAAAGCCTTGATGGCACCACTAGTCCACTTGCTTTCAGGATGGATAAATTGAATCAGCATAAAAACATACTGCGGAATACTAACCAGCGACATGGCATACATGAAAGGCATCCCTCCGGCTGGATTCAACATAATATCCAAGTAAGAATACTGTTTAAAGCGGTTATGAATATTGATTTTATTGATTGAGATACGGTATCTAGCCCTCTGCACAACCCCTGAAATATAGAGGAAGACCAAACTGAATAGAATCAGAGGAAGCAAGACATCCCAACCGATACCTAACTTTTCAATACTATCCATGATTTGATAGGGCAGATTGGCCATCATACTTGCCATCAAGATAACAATGGAGCCTCCAATCCCAAAGAGAGAGTTGAGGTCTGATAGCCAAACCAAGAAGAAGGTCCCGGCAATTAATAAAATGGTATTCATGAAAATAGCGAGACTAGCATTAACCCCTGAAACGATAGGTAAATTCAAGGATACTGCCAAAGATTGAACAATGGCAATCCCTAGGGCCAAATACATGCGTCTACGGTCCTGAATCTCAATGGGAAGATTTTTCAAGCCCATTTTCTTAGAGAAAGAAAACATCTGCCAGAGAATCATGGCCGACATCCAGGGCGACAAGCCCACTGAAAATAGAGACATGGACCTGAGGTTTCCCCCCATCATGGCACTAGAGAAAGCCAAGGAACCTATGGCTCCCCCAAAGATATTTGCATTTTTCAAATCCACAAACGGTAGAACCAATTGATTTCCCAAACAATAAATAAAGAGGAAAAAGAGGGTCCATAAGACACGTTTGGTGATTATCGATTGACTAATTTTTTTCACTATTACTCCTATTTCCTGCCCATAGACAGGCTGATGTTATTTCGATTGAAACGAGACAGAGACGCCATTTCAGCCTACTTATCCAAGCAAAGGATTACAGACTCTTCTTGCGCATTTGGCGAATGGTCTCAGCCATCTCTTTCCAACGATCTCTTGAGTAGGTTTGTTGATTATGCTTGGTTGACTTGAGGTCCTCAAACCCTAGAATCGGTTTATTTTCAAACCTAAAGGCATCAAGAATCTCCACTACCTTTCTTCCTGGATTGATATCCAAAAGCAAGTCACTGGTCCGCACCAATTCCAAATCCAGCCCATTTAAGCCCGCAATGGCTGAGTAGACCGTCACATTTGGATAGGTAATCAATTGGGCCAGTTTATCTGTCACATGCTGGCGAGAAGCAATTTTAAACTGTACCTTAGGAAGAGCCGAGATAAGATCCGTCAAATGCGGAATTTCTGAAATGTTGGTGTAGACCAAACAAGTGAATGGACGGCCCTTAGGATAAATCATGTCCTCTGAAAGTGGCGACAAAGCAGCATTTTCAGCGACTCCTGACCAATCCATTTGAGCATAGAACCACCAGACCTCACGATAGGCTTGGCAGGCTAAAGGCAACCAAGGCTTACGATGTGAGGCATAATGCAGAACTTTAGGATAGTCTTGACCATTTGGCAAATGGAAGCCAGCTAGACTAGACTTGGTGACCGCATAGTTGTTATCAAAAGACAAGGGCAACCAGTTGTTGCGGAAGACCATGTTTAGAATGGACTGCTCCGCAAATGGAACCTTATCATGCCATTCGCTAGTCATGTCAATCAAGTGGCGTCTCATGTTGTACTGCTTCCAATAAGCTGTATCAATCACCATGAAACCTGCATCAAACATTGCCTGACGGTCCTGAACCTGAATGGCATAATCACGCACAGCAGCCAAAGGACGCCCCTTCAAATCAAGGGTAAAGAGGTCCTCTAGGGAACCTGTAACCACCATGTCACTATCCAAATAGAGGGCTCGTTCCTCAGATACAAAGTCCGCCACAAAATAGCGAAGATAACTAGCATAATTGCTATCGGTCTTGTATTGCTTAATCTGACTACTATCCACACGACAGTTAATCACTTCACTACCAAAGGCAGCCAGATGACGGTTAAGTCCTCTAAACCACTCTTGAGAAAAATCATCGTTAATCAAGTAAAAACGAATGTTGCGATGATGGAAAACGATAGATTTGATGGTCGTAAGCACTTGGTCAACATAGGCATAATTGGCTGCTAGAACAATGGCACGCTTCTTAGTCTCATAACGTTGAGGAGCCAAGCTCAAGACCTGAAATTTCTCCTGAATGGAGCGGTAGGCATCAGAATCTGTGAGACCTTGCTCCTCTACATTTTTCAAGCAAGCCTCCAGCATCTGACGGTAGGTAACCATGTATTTTTCCAGAGGGAAACCATGGCTAGCAACAATAGCCAAGCGCTCCTCCATGGCATAAACCAAGGTCATCATCCAATCTTGCATCCAAGTCGCTGATGGCATCTCTGGACTCTCACGGTAAACATAAAGCCCCTTATTGAGATAAACCGTACGCTCACTCATGAGATAGGCTTTAAGGTTGAAAAAGCCATCTTCTCCTGCATGCTCTTTTGGGAAAAGCAAGTCATTAAACAAGGAACGTTTGTAGAGTTTACCTGTCGCAGAAATCAGAGCGATGTTGATGTTATTGGTTTCTTCAAAGAGCCCATCAATAATCTGAGCGGGTGAATACGCCTGCTCATAATAATCTTCATCCTTGATGTAAAAATAAAAGCGATCTTCCGATTCCTTATAAACACTGTAATTGGCGACTGCGATATCCGCTTTGTGAGCCTGAAGTGCCTGATAAAGCTCCTCCAGATAAGTTGGCTCTACCCAATCCTCAGCATCCACGTAGGTAACGTAAGCTCCCTTAGCCTGACGAATACCAATATGGCGAGCATCTGAAAGCCCTCCATTATCCTTTTTGAAATAGAGAATGCGAGAATC
The DNA window shown above is from Streptococcus salivarius and carries:
- a CDS encoding glycosyltransferase; this translates as MTEKISVIIPVYNVENQLQTCLDSVLGQTYQNLEIILINYGSIDDSDAICRSYAARDSRILYFKKDNGGLSDARHIGIRQAKGAYVTYVDAEDWVEPTYLEELYQALQAHKADIAVANYSVYKESEDRFYFYIKDEDYYEQAYSPAQIIDGLFEETNNINIALISATGKLYKRSLFNDLLFPKEHAGEDGFFNLKAYLMSERTVYLNKGLYVYRESPEMPSATWMQDWMMTLVYAMEERLAIVASHGFPLEKYMVTYRQMLEACLKNVEEQGLTDSDAYRSIQEKFQVLSLAPQRYETKKRAIVLAANYAYVDQVLTTIKSIVFHHRNIRFYLINDDFSQEWFRGLNRHLAAFGSEVINCRVDSSQIKQYKTDSNYASYLRYFVADFVSEERALYLDSDMVVTGSLEDLFTLDLKGRPLAAVRDYAIQVQDRQAMFDAGFMVIDTAYWKQYNMRRHLIDMTSEWHDKVPFAEQSILNMVFRNNWLPLSFDNNYAVTKSSLAGFHLPNGQDYPKVLHYASHRKPWLPLACQAYREVWWFYAQMDWSGVAENAALSPLSEDMIYPKGRPFTCLVYTNISEIPHLTDLISALPKVQFKIASRQHVTDKLAQLITYPNVTVYSAIAGLNGLDLELVRTSDLLLDINPGRKVVEILDAFRFENKPILGFEDLKSTKHNQQTYSRDRWKEMAETIRQMRKKSL
- the asp1 gene encoding accessory Sec system protein Asp1, encoding MYYFIPAWYGQTDEFWKTVIDPWYRIRQKIEFDDSLHQVRIFQDEDLAPQLLLLAYQPHLRYFLHRHDVLEVGYTAIFDLIQGITDEDMKNLQVTDLEWPEGATFVHTPFAIVVQCQHKRYAEIEFGSEGFIGMIRYYKDEQIIREDIYDDRGFISSSLYYEGGQPSYRNYLNAKGVWQLCHFFDGRGIVANPRTEGRFNKSYYGDLSEVIWEFLTKFLDEKVEAEDRFVIASDLRHNKHLFKHLPAANTKILTWFAERNQDDSIDTYAGFLPQVDLLIADRYDYLEQLQVAYPEEAKKLKHMASFDTRLALGTSQRVKESKIFYQVDFDQLDLEAIYQVLAFVAKYPKTQVEFGAFNANPEQLGSLQNQVEKMIEERLSPDAFEEVVESSGAENKLEENNEIVSRFSFQDLRDETALIKALQFTRLIVDLSKEPNRYTQIAGISAGIPQINRVASEYVTHQENGYILKHLSDFEKGAYYYLGQLNNWNRSLIYSIEKIKENTGDRLVQKWEDWLKEEQNDQG
- the asp3 gene encoding accessory Sec system protein Asp3; amino-acid sequence: MFRNKKSEILWGLNHKAYMYGSKIVKRQDGSVQFYNPLVPSGTEIQSWMAIQNYQAARTQPALPLLKKGHSYDLTANLEAVPTGSVFLKVSFLDRYDNEIKQLIEKSTHMTFIYPHDAYTYRISLLSAGVKELDFYSLKLEETGEEHV
- the secY2 gene encoding accessory Sec system protein translocase subunit SecY2, producing the protein MKKISQSIITKRVLWTLFFLFIYCLGNQLVLPFVDLKNANIFGGAIGSLAFSSAMMGGNLRSMSLFSVGLSPWMSAMILWQMFSFSKKMGLKNLPIEIQDRRRMYLALGIAIVQSLAVSLNLPIVSGVNASLAIFMNTILLIAGTFFLVWLSDLNSLFGIGGSIVILMASMMANLPYQIMDSIEKLGIGWDVLLPLILFSLVFLYISGVVQRARYRISINKINIHNRFKQYSYLDIMLNPAGGMPFMYAMSLVSIPQYVFMLIQFIHPESKWTSGAIKALTVGQPLWLVVYLIMLFVLGLAFAFVNVSGEQISERMRKSGEYIYGVYPGQETSAYINHLVLRLGFIGALYMLFMAGAPMLIILVNPDYLQLSMIPGTFLIFSGMIYNVNEEMKALKLNTSYTPLFENV
- the secA2 gene encoding accessory Sec system translocase SecA2 — its product is MFKQLNPILPVKEILKEINGLADEMAGLSNLELKNKTQEFKERLAQGESLDDLLPEAFAVVREADKRVLGMFPYDVQVMGGIVMHQGHIAEMNTGEGKTLTATMPVYLNALSGEGAILVTTNEYLAIRDAEEMGQVYEFLGLTIGVPCVEGSNEMEPAEKRAIYQSDIVYTTNASLGFDYLIDNLASNQDGKYMRPFNYAIVDEVDSVLLDSAQTPLIISGAPRVQSNYYGMMDTLMTTLVEGEDYIFKEEKSEVWLTTKGAKAAENYLGIGNLYDEENSTFARHLLFSLRAHLLYKKDKDYIIRDGKKGPEVVLLDKSTGRLLELTKLQGGLHQAIEAKELVALSQETRAMASITYQSLFKKFKKISGMTGTGKVAEKEFLDTYGMKVIQIPTNRKKQRIDYPDKIYATLPEKVFASLEYVKHYHEKGNPILIFVGSVEMSELYSSLLLREGIAHNLLNANNAPREAEMIAESGQMGAVTVATSMAGRGTDIKLGKGVAELGGLVVIGTERMESQRIDLQIRGRSGRQGDPGMSKFYVSLEDDVIKKYGPSWVHRTYKEYAINDHIEPKELTGRKYRILVEKAQEASESSGRTSRRQTLEFAESMNIQREMIYAQRDRLIYHNQGLDTVIDEVLDDFIDQAMTEEDFSKAENLYHFILRNISFRINEIPNDLDLNNREQVLELIYQFAYRELDAKKQELKTKELNEYFQRLSMLKAVDDNWVEQVDYLQQLQMAIGSQQLSQKNPIVEYYQEAYKGFEAMKRQIRKDMVRNLLLSQVQVTKKGDIISHFP
- the asp2 gene encoding accessory Sec system protein Asp2, with the protein product MTKDNRLKILQVGSSNWSENQEIPENMKWYYCNLGQLETLQETIEEDEIKTFTAVIVDSLAGLEELMAIKEHLIPHAIFFDQTIEVSDEILAQFIKEMCAVPTDFSNQGQLLFTLSKALFSGQYGDKMFPFTTQVNPNFTGEVTYHGHENVILKGDYGQDFSPVLDWTYNVRASKENPIELWLEFEKEETCECRLILNLLPEGSVAGIFKTYIVSEEEMRKGAIVLDEDMTFLLAASLEMKGKGQITIGGLHQRLTRFQFGKFVLGGGILHDSKRQEINYFFYPGDFKPPLSVYFSGFRPAEGFEGFGMMKGMGTPFLLFSDPRLQGGAFYMGTEELENSIKDTIQHYLDYLGFDNSQLILSGMSMGTFPSMYYGADFEPHAIIMSKPLANVGTIGNRARLLAPEVFPTGIDVLYLQTGRLDNEGVEALNQKFWNKFEKADFSNTTFGLSYMKDEDMDPTAYEDITKSLYYSGAKILSKGTSGRHNDDSYTATTWFVNFYRMILENDFGRKE
- the gtfA gene encoding accessory Sec system glycosyltransferase GtfA, whose amino-acid sequence is MTVYNINLGIGWASSGVEYAQAYRAKIFREMGQEAKFVFMDLILGDNIEHMTSKIGFSDDEIIWLHNYFTDIKIAPSTISLAEIETILPANPERKEVAGRLIRYYYPQDNMVVACNLRAMDEDAVETVSYFVNDKLLRKDFYSYTRYCSEYSAPKDNQAKVYQRRFYNEDGSIAYDMIVGDNNQDIYRFPDQVLYGKQEFLRYFFKRLALTKDDVVILDRETGIGQLVFEEAQAARLGVVVHAEHFSVNQTDGNYILWNNYYEYQFTNADKVDFFIVATDRQKEILQEQFRRYTNHDPKIYTIPVGSLPELVGQDKPRKPFSMITASRLAQEKHIDWLVRAVIEVHKTLPDITFDIYGSGSMDAKLREIIVEAQAGDYIRLMGHADLTDIYSQYEVYLTASTSEGFGLTLMEAVGSGLPMIGFDVPYGNQTFIEDGVNGYLLPVAENHVVDVITKSYKDAIVRLYEKGNIEAMRQKSYDLAKGFLTSQVKAAWKQLLEEVRS